In Gemmatimonadaceae bacterium, one DNA window encodes the following:
- the ruvX gene encoding Holliday junction resolvase RuvX produces MNIALARFMSVDYGEKRIGLAISDPLGMIASPAGFIQRRAGKRAPIAELARRADSLEAKGIVMGLPLDGNGDETDWTREVRRVGAELEKRTGLSVRFVDERYTTAASLRAIREMGGSTRGRKGDVDSMAAALMLQHVLNTSD; encoded by the coding sequence GTGAACATCGCTCTGGCCCGGTTCATGTCAGTCGATTACGGGGAAAAACGGATTGGCCTGGCGATTTCCGATCCTCTCGGAATGATCGCCTCACCCGCGGGGTTCATCCAGCGCCGTGCGGGCAAGCGTGCTCCAATCGCTGAACTCGCCCGCCGTGCCGACTCCCTGGAAGCGAAAGGCATCGTGATGGGCCTGCCACTCGATGGCAATGGCGACGAAACCGACTGGACCCGGGAGGTGCGCAGGGTCGGCGCCGAACTGGAAAAACGAACCGGGCTGAGTGTTCGATTCGTCGATGAGCGATACACAACCGCGGCGTCACTGCGAGCGATCAGGGAGATGGGTGGATCGACCCGCGGGCGAAAGGGCGACGTAGACTCGATGGCCGCGGCGCTGATGCTGCAGCATGTACTGAATACGAGTGATTGA
- the mltG gene encoding endolytic transglycosylase MltG has translation MPGASAVMRGLRSHCTRLRIRDVATLLLATSIAACGGAPQGPALRVIVPRGASFAAATDSLNKAGLINAPLLFRLYARAKSDDRNIKPGTYLLKRGTPWDEILNALNGGLGLVNTVTIPEGFSLLQIVPLLAQRLKVPGDSVTAAVRDTALLSRLDVPTPTLEGYIFPDTYAFPEGTTARQAIDEMVKRFEREWKPEWTARLPQIALNRHDIVTLASIIEKEARKPEERPVISAVYLNRLRERMLLQADPTVQYALGKHTARVLYRDLEIDSPYNTYKYPGLPPGPIASPGGPSLTAALFPAVAPYLYFVAHPDGHHEFRTTFAEHEAAVKAARSKR, from the coding sequence ATGCCAGGTGCCAGTGCCGTGATGCGCGGTCTGCGGTCGCATTGCACCAGGCTGCGCATTCGTGACGTTGCCACTCTGCTGCTGGCGACTTCTATCGCTGCCTGTGGAGGGGCGCCACAGGGCCCCGCGCTTCGCGTCATCGTTCCGCGGGGGGCAAGCTTCGCCGCGGCCACAGACTCGCTGAACAAGGCCGGGCTTATCAATGCCCCGCTGTTGTTTCGCCTTTACGCGCGGGCGAAAAGCGACGACCGCAACATCAAGCCAGGTACATATCTGCTCAAGCGCGGAACGCCGTGGGACGAAATCCTGAACGCGCTCAACGGAGGCCTTGGACTCGTCAACACAGTCACGATTCCGGAAGGCTTTTCGCTGTTGCAGATCGTGCCGTTGCTCGCCCAGCGATTGAAAGTGCCTGGCGATTCCGTTACTGCAGCAGTTCGCGACACCGCATTGCTCTCCCGGCTCGACGTTCCGACGCCAACGCTCGAAGGTTACATCTTTCCGGATACCTACGCCTTCCCGGAGGGCACCACGGCGCGGCAGGCAATCGATGAAATGGTGAAGCGATTCGAGCGGGAGTGGAAGCCCGAGTGGACCGCGCGCCTGCCACAGATTGCGCTCAACAGGCACGATATCGTCACGCTTGCATCGATCATCGAGAAAGAGGCCCGGAAGCCCGAGGAGCGGCCGGTCATTTCAGCCGTCTACCTCAACCGCCTGCGTGAGCGAATGCTTCTTCAGGCCGACCCGACGGTTCAGTACGCCCTGGGGAAACACACGGCCCGGGTTCTGTACCGCGATCTCGAGATCGATTCACCGTACAACACTTACAAATATCCGGGCCTCCCTCCGGGGCCCATCGCGTCTCCCGGCGGGCCCAGTCTTACCGCGGCGCTTTTTCCAGCGGTCGCACCTTATCTGTATTTCGTTGCGCACCCCGATGGCCACCATGAGTTCAGGACTACATTCGCCGAGCATGAAGCTGCGGTGAAGGCAGCTCGCTCGAAGCGCTGA